In a genomic window of Magnolia sinica isolate HGM2019 chromosome 16, MsV1, whole genome shotgun sequence:
- the LOC131229843 gene encoding uncharacterized protein LOC131229843, translating into MSGGGGIVRGKKGEFLFAFGAGYGSRSNNKAELRAVHDKLLLGLNRGFSNIVIESDSKLVVDSLLGRSTLHWQRRPWASRISDLMRRGRVTIQLIHREGNGPVDGLARLASDS; encoded by the coding sequence ATGTCCGGCGGTGGTGGGATTGTCAGAGGCAAAAAAGGTGAGTTTCTGTTTGCCTTTGGGGCAGGTTATGGGTCTAGGTCTAACAATAAAGCAGAATTGAGGGCGGTGCATGACAAACTTCTGCTAGGCCTAAACAGAGGCTTCTCAAATATCGTGATTGAATCGGACTCAAAGCTAGTGGTTGACAGTCTCTTGGGAAGGTCGACTCTGCATTGGCAGCGGCGCCCATGGGCATCCAGGATCTCGGACCTCATGCGCAGAGGCAGGGTGACGATTCAGCTCATCCATAGAGAGGGCAACGGCCCAGTTGATGGCCTTGCCCGTTTGGCAAGTGATAGCTAA